The genomic segment TGCCCATTCCTGCGGCACGCGCCCCGCGCTCAGGCTCTGCAGCGCCTCGGCATCGCTGCCCAGCGCATAGTGTGTGGCCTTCCAGCCCTCCACCTGCACCGCGACGATCGTGCCATCCTCGATCATCGCCGCCCGCAGCTGCGCTAGCCTATCGAATGGAAAGCCGCGATGAAACGCATCCTGCACCCGCCGCAGCTGGCTCAGCCCCGAGAAGCTGATATCCTTGGCGACAAGGAAGCGGTCGGCGGCATCCTCATCGCTCTCGTAGATCAGCTCCGGGGGCGCGACCAGCTCAGTGAGCGCGTACACGCGCTCGAAGCGGTCGCGGTGGTGCGTCATCACCTCGCCGGTCAGCCACAGGTAGTAGAGCGCCAGCGCGCTGTCCTTGCGGCCACGGTAGCTCTCGGTGCGCGTGCGCGTGGCCATAGCAAAATCGCGGTTGCTCACGGTGCCGCGCTCGCGCAGGGTAGCGCGCATCTCGGCGATCGCGGCGGCATGATCGCTGGCGATAGCCTGCATGCGCTCGCTGCGCTCGCGCTCGCGGCGCATAGCCACCCGCCAGTGCGGCAGCTCGCTCATGGGCCGCACGGCCAGCCAGCCGCCCCAGTCGAAGAACTTGCGCTGCTGGTAGGCAAGCTCCTCCCACATGCCCGGCGTGTAGTCGAGCACACGGCTATGCAGCGCGATATCGTGGCTGCGCGCGATGATCTGCAGCGGGTCAAGCTGCAGGTACTCCATGGTGCACATCGCCTGCTCGGTGCCGAGGCTGCCACGCCAACGTCGGCCAGGCCACAGCCCCTGCTTCCCAAGGATGAAGCGGCGGGCGGTTGTACGGTCAATCGTTATCATCGTGTTCCTACACAGCAGGCGGCGCGGCTACTCGGCCCCCTCATCGAAGGTCAGCCAGCGCTCCGGGCGGATGCGCACCACACAGTCGACATCACGCGCGCCGCCGCCCGTAAGCGCAGCCAGATAGCCGTCGGTTGCTTCCGCGCCAAGGTAGCGGGTGACCAGATGCCGGATCTCGTCGGTCGTCGCCGGGTCGATCGCCACAACAGGGCCTTCGATCGACACATACTTGTACGGCGGGGTCTCCTGCTGAACACAGAAGCTGGCCCGGCCCGCCTGGCGCAGCAGCGCGGCCTTGCGCGATGTAGCTTCAGTCCACACCCACAGATCGCCGCCCGGCTCATAGGCGTACCAGATGGGGACGGTCAGCGGGCCACGGTCAGGCTCGGCAATACTCAGCACGCCCACATGGACGGCTGCAAGAAAGGCCTCGCGCGCCTCGGGTGTCATTTTCGCCATGGTGTCCTCCCTACCAAGCAGATTCGGTGACGGTAGTATACACTGTTAGTGCGTATAAAAGCGGGCGCGGCAGCGGCTCTTTTCTCATATGGCCCGATGAGAGCGGGATCCACGGCGCCGCAATATACCCCATGGCCTGCGCGGAGGCGTAATAGGTAGGCAGGCGTGGCGTGTGTTGTTCGCAAACCATGTCGCCACGCGGATGATACCCAATGCCACCGCAACGAACGCGCAATCAGAGCAGCCACTTGCGGCGCGACGAAGCAAACGATGATTGCCCAACCGAGGATCATATGCCTTGCGACTCAATAAAAAAGAGGCGGAGGATATCAATATCTCCGCCTCTCTTCACCCAGAT from the Chloroflexia bacterium SDU3-3 genome contains:
- a CDS encoding winged helix-turn-helix domain-containing protein, translated to MITIDRTTARRFILGKQGLWPGRRWRGSLGTEQAMCTMEYLQLDPLQIIARSHDIALHSRVLDYTPGMWEELAYQQRKFFDWGGWLAVRPMSELPHWRVAMRRERERSERMQAIASDHAAAIAEMRATLRERGTVSNRDFAMATRTRTESYRGRKDSALALYYLWLTGEVMTHHRDRFERVYALTELVAPPELIYESDEDAADRFLVAKDISFSGLSQLRRVQDAFHRGFPFDRLAQLRAAMIEDGTIVAVQVEGWKATHYALGSDAEALQSLSAGRVPQEWAALDTATTEEAVFLAPLDHVSARGRAKVLFGFNYVWEVYKPEHQRTFGYYTLPVLWGDQLVARFDSRLDRTTNTFVILGFWLEDQMLGDDEAFATGLARGFARFVRFLGAGQLDASAVREPLLRHHINMMCGALT
- a CDS encoding pyridoxamine 5'-phosphate oxidase encodes the protein MAKMTPEAREAFLAAVHVGVLSIAEPDRGPLTVPIWYAYEPGGDLWVWTEATSRKAALLRQAGRASFCVQQETPPYKYVSIEGPVVAIDPATTDEIRHLVTRYLGAEATDGYLAALTGGGARDVDCVVRIRPERWLTFDEGAE